From the Clostridium putrefaciens genome, one window contains:
- the mglC gene encoding galactose/methyl galactoside ABC transporter permease MglC — MKKLEISLKNKINMQWFIDNAIYIVLIVLLCVIVAIEPSFLSINNFRNILTQASTRIIIALGVGGILIAEGTDLSAGRMVGLAAVLSASLLQATDYAYRMYPTLGKLPVLIPILIAMLVCGFIGLLNGIVVSILKVPPFIATLGMMIIVYGLNSIYFDRPPYGAQPVGGLDPDFSKFVLGSIGTGKFAIPYLVIYALIATVIIWILWNKTRFGKNMYAIGGNSEAATVSGVNIVRNLILIYALAGLLYGFSGSLEAGRVGSATNNTGNMYELDAIAACVVGGVSTSGGIGTVPGIITGVLIFQVINYGLAFIGLNAYLQFIVKGLIIVSAVAIDMRKYVKRK, encoded by the coding sequence ATGAAAAAGCTAGAAATTTCTTTAAAAAATAAAATTAATATGCAATGGTTTATAGATAATGCAATATATATAGTTCTTATAGTTCTATTATGTGTAATAGTAGCCATTGAACCATCCTTTTTATCTATAAATAATTTTCGTAACATATTAACTCAAGCCTCTACTCGCATTATTATCGCTTTAGGTGTTGGTGGTATACTCATAGCTGAAGGTACTGACTTATCCGCTGGTCGTATGGTTGGACTTGCCGCAGTGTTATCCGCATCTTTATTACAAGCTACAGATTATGCTTATCGTATGTATCCAACCCTAGGAAAACTACCAGTACTTATACCTATTTTAATAGCTATGTTAGTGTGCGGTTTTATAGGTTTACTAAATGGAATAGTAGTTTCCATATTAAAAGTTCCACCTTTTATTGCAACCTTAGGCATGATGATTATAGTTTATGGACTTAACTCTATATATTTTGATCGTCCACCTTATGGTGCTCAACCAGTAGGAGGACTTGATCCAGACTTTTCAAAGTTTGTACTAGGAAGCATTGGTACTGGAAAGTTTGCCATTCCATACTTGGTTATATATGCCCTAATAGCCACAGTTATCATTTGGATTCTATGGAATAAAACACGCTTTGGTAAAAATATGTATGCTATCGGTGGCAACTCAGAAGCTGCTACTGTATCCGGTGTAAATATTGTAAGAAATCTTATCTTAATTTACGCCTTAGCAGGACTTCTTTACGGATTTTCTGGATCTTTAGAAGCTGGACGTGTAGGTAGTGCTACTAATAATACAGGTAATATGTATGAACTAGATGCTATTGCCGCTTGTGTTGTTGGCGGAGTATCAACTTCAGGTGGAATCGGTACTGTACCTGGAATAATAACAGGAGTTCTTATATTTCAGGTTATTAATTACGGTCTAGCTTTTATAGGCTTAAATGCTTACCTCCAATTTATAGTAAAAGGTCTTATCATAGTAAGTGCAGTAGCAATTGATATGAGAAAATACGTCAAAAGAAAATAA
- a CDS encoding YcxB family protein, which translates to MEIKYSLLREEYLNSKSEYTSGSENFKKRTLVNRYIVLIAIFSPFIFLGLKEGIFTFLILYIVSTTLDPILTREILSYGLEDEVNEFLLSINEAGLSITSTNYDMLLYWSLFDKVVESSKYIHLYNSKEIISIPKIAFENEDTKNAFINEFNKHLSK; encoded by the coding sequence ATGGAGATAAAATATTCTCTTTTAAGAGAAGAATATCTAAATTCTAAATCAGAATATACTTCAGGCTCTGAAAATTTTAAAAAACGTACTTTAGTAAATAGGTATATAGTTCTTATTGCAATCTTTTCACCCTTTATTTTCCTTGGATTGAAAGAAGGAATCTTTACATTTCTTATATTATATATAGTGTCAACTACATTAGATCCAATATTAACCAGAGAAATTCTTTCTTATGGACTAGAAGATGAAGTAAATGAATTCTTATTATCGATAAATGAAGCTGGACTATCAATTACTTCAACTAACTATGATATGCTTTTGTATTGGTCATTATTTGATAAGGTAGTTGAATCTAGTAAATATATACATCTATATAATTCAAAAGAAATTATATCAATACCTAAAATAGCCTTTGAAAATGAAGATACTAAAAATGCTTTTATAAATGAATTTAATAAACATTTGTCAAAATGA
- a CDS encoding YcxB family protein translates to MDIKYSFTKREYINSKVEYIFGSEDFKKRFFIGRYILTIVIFAPITFFLLKKGIGTFLMMYILMVIFLPMSVKVGLHYRVKKELKHEINEFLLSINENSISVTTNEYKLNLYWPLFNKIVESKKYIHLYNSKENISIPKKIFKNKNNKTDFINELNKHLGK, encoded by the coding sequence ATGGATATAAAATATTCTTTTACAAAAAGAGAATATATAAATTCTAAAGTAGAGTATATATTTGGTTCTGAAGATTTTAAAAAACGATTTTTTATAGGTAGGTATATACTTACTATTGTAATATTTGCACCTATTACCTTCTTCTTATTAAAAAAGGGGATTGGCACCTTTCTTATGATGTACATATTAATGGTTATATTTCTGCCAATGTCAGTTAAGGTAGGTCTTCATTATCGAGTTAAAAAAGAATTAAAGCATGAAATAAATGAATTCTTATTATCTATAAATGAAAATTCCATATCAGTTACCACCAATGAATATAAGCTTAATTTATATTGGCCATTATTTAATAAAATTGTTGAATCTAAAAAATATATACATTTATATAATTCAAAGGAGAATATATCAATACCTAAAAAGATATTTAAAAACAAAAATAATAAAACCGATTTTATAAATGAACTAAATAAACATTTAGGAAAATAA